From Aedes albopictus strain Foshan chromosome 1, AalbF5, whole genome shotgun sequence, one genomic window encodes:
- the LOC134285012 gene encoding uncharacterized protein LOC134285012 has translation MDKLLRERKSLDARLGRARQNVEDLCKNESVDDVDIQTVLDNLLDVWAAYLTVHQRMMDNCNDEELEEILQHQSSFEQTFVTMKGTLLKLRKRFDFSSTRHDDLTSQDGVSAIQQLAQQQAEFIRLISNSFNATNMGAGSSTTTFANNVPPHIDVKLPRMNLPSFGGNILEWPSFIDLFDSAVHRNASLLDSQKLYFLKTNLIGEAAALLSHLRIEDANYAPALAKLKARYNKPLEIATQHIQRFLSQPSLTSSSAAGLRSLHDVSDEAIRALKAMNQEGRDIWLIYLLVEKLDPDSKQLWCQKRSEMKDEDVTLERLLNFIDAQSCALKAVLPNRQRKPIFVPQTNKPPSSRGPTTALVAMSNNPPATVCNFCTKSPHQLYQCGKFLHASSNDRLQFIRRQNLCENCLRKHIGVPCQSGNCRKCNLHHHTRLHEAFQPPVPTPAISNTEEPLTTGSPTASQTLISPLSLASDLTDTNVLLLTATINVYDKHGRPHLCRAVLDCASHSSYITEDLCNKLGLSTTEVDFEYGGIAGTSGHANRGALVTFSSRCSEYRNVVPCILLKRLTAELPIKPINVDDWPIPGSIQLADPQFHNPGKISMLLGNRLFFQLLEPGTIQMGSNDCLPVLQNTKLGWVVSGGYQDNTNQPHSNVSSCLLIASSDPLSDQLRKFWELEEYTNTSPHLNDEETLCEEHFAKHTIRDSSGKFIVHLPFSESLTSLGKSRDIAEKRLLHIERKLERCPELRQQYHAFMREYIDLKHMSLATISETDDCVYLPHHCVIKEDSSTTKCRIVFDASAKTSNGKALNDILMTGPVLQDSLTNILMRFRFPPVVLAGDVKQMYRMVQVCEEDRTNIRILWRWTKDETLQEYCLNTVTYGTKSASYLATKCVQELLLSHQNEFPATVEKAIKGIYVDDVLTGADTIEKATELRTQLSNIFASGGFHLRKWASNCPEALEGVPDEDREMKLPIELNEPNTIKALGIHWQPCSDKFLFSAQTPKILQPTKRSILSNIASLFDPLGLLAPIIIQAKLLMQRLWELKVDWDSIPPGELTNIWFDFVQSLAVLNSFQVPRRVISVNRICRMFLHGYSDASERAMGACVYIRALDDEGNCSSHLLCAKSKVAPIGNKRATLPRLELCAAVILSRLIDNVTKAINQPFFEVRAWVDSSVLLAWLNGGASRWKTFVANRVAEITTHLPAINWSYIPSKQNPADLISRGASAEEIQNNNLWWTGPMWNIAGEHHPTVSPILTSSDQHHITREQRATALTLVSHYENSLLDEMMARYYPDLNMLLRVTARILRFRRRDPLSTSRLLPIELDRAQVVFIRHVQQQQFREEFDCLKRQGEVSVNSSLHQLKPFLDDAGVIRVGGRLQQSGLSYDVKHPILMPRNSILTSYLLNHDHISHHHCGPQLLLAISRRRYWIVRGASAARKVYRQCVTCVRAKPAPTHQQMGQLPSDRIQPNPPFSISGVDYAGPISIIGRRMRGAKPSKGYIALFVCFSTKAVHMEVVSELTTAAFLAAFTRFSSRYGLPGKLYSDNATTFRSASKQLRELYDHLNSTTRKDQVTDFMTDKGVEWSFIPARSPHHGGLWESAIKAHHTNFG, from the exons ATGGACAAATTGCTTCGCGAAAGAAAGTCGCTCGACGCGCGGTTGGGACGAGCGAGACAAAATGTCGAAGATCTGTGCAAAAACGAAAGTGTCGATGATGTCGACATTCAGACAGTGCTAGACAACCTCCTGGATGTGTGGGCGGCTTACCTGACGGTCCACCAGCGGATGATGGACAACTGTAATGATGAAGAGCTGGAAGAGATCTTGCAACACCAATCGTCGTTCGAACAAACATTCGTTACGATGAAGGGTACTCTGCTGAAACTCCGGAAAAGGTTTGATTTTTCATCCACTCGCCACGACGACCTGACATCCCAAGATGGCGTTAGTGCTATACAGCAGCTAGCTCAACAGCAGGCAGAATTCATCCGACTGATCTCCAACAGTTTTAATGCAACTAACATGGGCGctggcagcagcacaacaaccttTGCAAATAACGTTCCACCTCACATTGATGTCAAGCTTCCGCGGATGAACCTTCCGAGTTTTGGTGGAAATATCCTGGAATGGCCATCCTTTATCGATCTGTTCGACAGCGCGGTGCATAGAAATGCGAGTTTGCTAGATAGTCAGAAGCTTTATTTCCTCAAGACTAATCTAATAGGAGAGGCCGCTGCTTTGTTATCGCATCTGCGCATCGAAGACGCGAATTATGCACCGGCCCTAGCTAAACTCAAGGCGAGATATAACAAACCACTTGAAATCGCCACGCAGCACATTCAACGATTCTTGAGTCAACCATCTTTGACATCGTCATCCGCCGCTGGTTTGCGCTCTTTGCATGATGTGTCTGATGAGGCGATTCGAGCATTGAAGGCGATGAACCAAGAAGGGCGAGACATATGGCTGATATATCTCCTTGTTGAGAAGCTGGACCCGGACAGCAAACAGTTGTGGTGCCAAAAAAGATCAGAAATGAAGGATGAGGACGTGACCTTAGAGAGGTTATTGAACTTCATCGATGCGCAGAGCTGCGCGTTGAAAGCTGTTCTACCGAATCGGCAAAGAAAGCCGATTTTCGTGCCACAAACCAACAAACCTCCCTCGAGCCGAGGGCCAACAACAGCGCTTGTGGCTATGAGCAACAACCCTCCTGCAACAGTATGCAACTTTTGCACAAAATCGCCTCATCAGCTGTATCAGTGCGGTAAGTTTCTTCACGCAAGTTCCAATGACCGACTCCAGTTCATTCGTAGGCAAAATCTCTGCGAGAATTGTCTTCGAAAGCATATTGGAGTACCGTGCCAGTCCGGAAATTGCCGAAAATGCAATCTTCATCATCACACTCGCCTTCATGAAGCCTTTCAACCACCAGTTCCAACACCAGCAATCAGCAACACTGAGGAGCCTCTGACCACTGGTTCACCTACGGCATCGCAAACGCTGATTTCGCCGCTCAGCCTAGCATCTGACCTCACCGACACCAATGTGCTTCTTCTTACCGCTACAATCAATGTCTACGACAAACACGGACGGCCGCACCTTTGCCGAGCGGTACTGGATTGCGCCTCACATTCTAGCTACATCACTGAGGATCTGTGCAATAAATTAGGCTTGTCCACCACCGAGGTGGATTTTGAATATGGTGGGATTGCTGGTACATCTGGGCATGCAAACCGCGGAGCGCTAGTTACATTTTCATCACGGTGCTCTGAGTATCGAAATGTAGTTCCGTGCATCCTATTGAAACGACTTACTGCAGAGCTGCCGATCAAGCCAATCAATGTGGATGATTGGccgattcctggatcaatccaATTGGCTGACCCCCAGTTCCACAATCCAGGCAAAATCAGCATGCTCCTCGGAAATAGGCTCTTCTTTCAATTACTCGAACCGGGAACTATTCAGATGGGTTCTAATGACTGCCTTCCCGTGCTGCAAAACACGAAACTTGGATGGGTGGTATCTGGCGGGTATCAAGATAATACAAATCAACCTCACTCCAACGTATCCTCGTGCCTACTGATTGCTTCCAGTGACCCTCTCTCCGATCAGCTGCGCAAGTTTTGGGAACTTGAGGAATACACCAACACCAGTCCTCATCTCAACGACGAAGAGACATTGTGTGAGGAGCATTTCGCTAAACATACAATTCGTGATAGTTCGGGAAAATTCATCGTTCATCTTCCCTTTTCGGAGAGCCTCACGTCACTCGGCAAATCGAGAGACATTGCTGAAAAGAGATTGCTCCACATAGAGCGCAAGCTGGAGCGATGCCCAGAGCTACGCCAACAATATCATGCGTTTATGCGTGAGTACATTGACCTCAAGCATATGAGTCTTGCCACTATATCAGAAACCGACGACTGTGTGTATCTTCCACATCATTGCGTCATCAAGGAAGATAGCTCAACGACGAAATGTCGCATTGTGTTTGATGCATCAGCCAAAACCAGCAATGGTAAAGCCCTCAATGACATTCTGATGACCGGACCAGTGTTGCAGGACTCATTAACGAACATCCTCATGCGTTTCCGATTCCCCCCCGTTGTGTTGGCAGGAGATGTGAAGCAAATGTATAGGATGGTGCAAGTCTGTGAAGAAGATCGAACCAACATTCGAATTTTGTGGCGCTGGACAAAGGACGAAACCCTCCAGGAGTACTGTTTGAATACCGTTACATACGGAACCAAGAGCGCCTCCTACTTGGCAACGAAATGCGTACAAGAGCTGTTACTATCTCATCAGAACGAATTCCCTGCCACCGTCGAGAAGGCTATCAAAGGAATCTACGTCGACGACGTCCTAACGGGAGCCGATACCATTGAGAAGGCTACGGAACTTCGGACGCAGCTATCAAACATATTCGCCTCAGGAGGGTTCCATCTCCGAAAGTGGGCATCTAATTGCCCAGAAGccctcgaaggagttcctgacGAAGATCGTGAGATGAAACTTCCCATCGAGCTCAACGAACCCAATACAATAAAGGCGCTCGGAATCCACTGGCAGCCGTGTAGCGACAAATTCCTGTTTAGCGCCCAAACCCCCAAGATCCTTCAGCCCACAAAGCGCAGTATTCTGTCCAACATCGCTAGTCTGTTTGACCCACTTGGCCTACTAGCACCTATAATCATCCAAGCCAAGTTATTGATGCAGCGCTTGTGGGAGCTGAAGGTGGACTGGGATAGCATTCCCCCTGGTGAGTTGACAAATATCTGGTTTGATTTTGTGCAAAGTCTGGCCGTTCTGAACTCTTTTCAGGTACCACGACGAGTGATCAGCGTTAACAGGATTTGTCGAATGTTCCTACACGGCTACAGTGACGCATCGGAGCGGGCTATGGGTGCCTGCGTGTACATCCGAGCGTTGGACGACGAGGGCAACTGCAGTTCGCATCTGCTTTGCGCAAAATCCAAGGTAGCACCGATTGGAAACAAACGAGCAACGTTGCCCCGGTTGGAGTTATGTGCAGCTGTGATTCTCTCTCGGCTCATCGACAACGTGACGAAGGCAATCAACCAACCTTTCTTCGAGGTGCGTGCCTGGGTGGATTCAAGCGTCCTGCTAGCATGGCTCAATGGAGGGGCTTCTCGCTGGAAAACCTTTGTGGCCAATAGAGTTGCTGAAATTACAACCCACCTACCGGCCATTAATTGGAGCTACATCCCATCGAAACAGAATCCCGCGGACCTCATTTCGCGTGGGGCGTCAGCAGAAGAAATCCAGAATAACAATCTATGGTGGACTGGTCCCATGTGGAATATCGCAGGTGAACACCATCCAACAGTCAGCCCTATACTGACCAGCAGTGACCAACACCACATTACTAGAGAGCAGAGAGCAACAGCGCTCACTCTCGTCAGCCACTATGAGAATTCACTCCTCGATGAGATGATGGCACGATATTATCCCGATCTCAATATGCTTCTTCGGGTTACTGCTCGAATTCTCCGCTTTCGTCGTCGGGATCCACTATCAACATCTCGTCTACTACCGATCGAGCTTGATAGAGCCCAGGTAGTATTCATTCGCCACGTTCAACAGCAGCAGTTTCGAGAAGAGTTCGATTGTCTAAAACGCCAAGGTGAAGTTAGTGTCAACAGTAGCCTTCATCAGCTCAAACCGTTTCTGGACGACGCAGGTGTGATCAGGGTGGGCGGAAGACTGCAACAATCAGGTCTAAGTTATGACGTCAAACATCCCATATTGATGCCCCGAAATTCAATACTCACATCCTATTTGTTGAACCATGATCACATATCTCATCACCACTGCGGGCCCCAACTGCTATTAGCAATATCGAGAAGGCGATACTGGATCGTCCGTGGTGCAAGTGCGGCAAGAAAGGTGTATCGTCAGTGTGTAACATGTGTGCGTGCTAAGCCAGCACCCACGCACCAACAGATGGGACAGCTGCCATCAGATCGAATACAGCCAAATCCACCATTTTCCATATCTGGCGTAGACTACGCTGGTCCGATCAGCATTATTGGACGTAGGATGCGAGGTGCGAAGCCGAGCAAGGGCTACATTGCtctgtttgtttgtttttcaacAAAGGCCGTGCATATGGAGGTCGTGTCGGAACTCACTACCGCTGCCTTTCTGGCAGCATTTACACGTTTCTCCAGTCGCTATGGCCTACCTGGGAAATTATATTCGGATAACGCTACTACCTTCCGTTCAGCGTCGAAACAGCTCCGAGAATTGTACGACCACTTAAATTCTACCACTCGCAAGGATCAAGTGACTGATTTTATGACCGACAAAGGCGTGGAATGGAGCTTCATACCTGCACGTTCTCCACACCATGGTGGATTGTGGGAATCAGCGATTAAG GCCCATCACACCAATTTCGGATAG